One part of the Anopheles merus strain MAF chromosome 3L, AmerM5.1, whole genome shotgun sequence genome encodes these proteins:
- the LOC121599881 gene encoding senecionine N-oxygenase-like encodes MKGQPKRYCVIGAGSSGICSAKTILDAGGNVTIYERTDQIGGTWVYTDEVGNDRYGLPVHTSMYEGLKTNLPKEIMGFPGYEMPAQPASYVPWHEVLQFIRDYSAHYDVTRRIAFEHLVEEVRPASDETDGWSVTVRHLPSGLRTTERFDFVLVCNGHYHTPAIPTYPGGECFLGKQLHSHDYRKSDIFRDQLVLVIGAGPSGTDLTIETAKMAKTVYFSHHVPEKLKQLTFPPNVLQVPDVLRILPECVEFVDGSQHPVSVIFYCTGYRYSFPFLHPDCGVQVDDNWVRPLYKHVLNINHPTMAFIGLPFYVCATLMFELQARFCVTFYGGRLPMPDRDEMMSDHDREMNGRWGKGLKKRQAHMMGAEYQGEYYQSLAHRAQIETIPKVMTDMHIDSGRRKKEDLQNYRNDIYRIVDENTFVKYDISEVVCASNELTIGSHSS; translated from the exons atg AAAGGGCAGCCGAAACGCTACTGTGTGATAGGAGCTGGAAGTTCTGGTATATGTTCGGCTAAAACGATTCTGGATGCTGGTGGCAACGTAACGATATATGAACGAACGGATCAAATCGGTGGCACCTGGGTGTACACAGATGAAGTGGGCAACGATCGCTATGGTTTACCAGTCCATACCAGTATGTATGAAGGGCTGAAGACAAACCTTCCGAAAGAAATTATGGGTTTTCCAGGCTATGAGATGCCGGCACAGCCCGCCTCATACGTGCCCTGGCACGAGGTGTTACAATTCATTCGAGATTATTCCGCGCATTACGATGTTACCAGAAGGATCGCGTTTGAACATTTGGTCGAAGAGGTGAGACCTGCTTCGGATGAAACCGACGGATGGAGTGTCACCGTAAGACACCTGCCTAGTGGATTGAGAACAACTGAAAGGTTTGATTTCGTGCTGGTATGCAATGGACACTACCATACACCTGCCATTCCGACGTATCCCGGGGGCGAATGTTTCCTTGGCAAGCAACTACACAGTCATGACTATCGCAAATCAGACATTTTCAGAGATCAGCTCGTACTTGTGATCGGTGCTGGGCCAAGTGGAACAGATCTAACGATTGAAACAGCGAAGATGGCAAAAACCGTATACTTTAGCCACCACGTACCAGAAAAACTGAAGCAACTAACTTTTCCTCCCAACGTGCTACAAGTACCGGACGTGCTACGGATCTTGCCAGAATGTGTGGAATTCGTGGATGGATCTCAACATCCCGTATCGGTCATCTTCTACTGTACAGGCTACCGGTACAGTTTTCCCTTCCTGCATCCAGACTGTGGCGTGCAGGTGGACGATAATTGGGTGCGACCGCTCTACAAACACGTTTTAAACATAAATCATCCCACGATGGCTTTCATTGGGTTACCTTTTTACGTTTGTGCCACGCTCATGTTCGAACTGCAAGCAAGATTCTGTGTTACGTTTTACGGTGGCCGTCTGCCTATGCCGGACAGGGACGAAATGATGTCCGACCATGATCGTGAAATGAACGGCCGATGGGGTAAAGGGTTGAAAAAACGGCAGGCACATATGATGGGAGCAGAATATCAAGGGGAGTATTATCAATCCTTAGCACACCGAGCGCAAATCGAAACCATACCGAAGGTCATGACGGATATGCACATTGATAGTGGAAggcgaaagaaagaagatTTACAAAATTATCGAAATGATATTTACCGCATAGTGGATGAAAATACGTTTGTCAAGTATGATATTTCGGAAGTTGTATGTGCATCAAACGAGTTAACTATAGGGAGCCACAGTAGCTAA
- the LOC121599880 gene encoding senecionine N-oxygenase-like, whose amino-acid sequence MFTLRHVEMIKWVKNNIFYVLFFKRGKNTMKMHRIGFSYHAVKLYASIISDTVRYARLLNRSPLRMAPAAAAYCIIGAGPSGLCTAKQALALDSHATVTVFEQSKQIGGLWAYTDNTGKDSNGLDITCMYANLRTNLVKQGMGYPDYPIDEQAPTFVTISDVIKQLEGYVDKFQLKKVIQFEREVVRVTRNFSTDRWDVLVKDVAANRYTMHQFDFVLVCNGHYSSRIIPSFPGQNIFRGQQLHSKDYRREENYRDQRVLVVGGGHSGMDIAPAIALHADKVVLSHRCNDPVHTGDRVVQKPEVLRLTQTGAEFVDGTQEDFDTIIYCTGYRYSTPFLSVDCGVSLEDNTISPLYYHCININQPTMAFIGLPFNACLMLMMDLQARFCLKFFTGQKQLPGKQQMLEWWQKDQQERNERGLSGKLSHMLSGDFQQRYYDDIARIAEIETLKPVLAKMHADCINSKKKDVNFRNFEYRIVDDDHFIKVQIPPTTTMS is encoded by the exons ATGTTCACTTTACGCCATGTAGAAATGATAAAATGggtaaaaaacaatattttttatgtacTGTTCTTTAAACGTGGAAAGAATACAATGAAAATGCATCGAATAGGGTTCTCTTATCATGCCGTGAAACTGTATGCCAGTATCATCTCAGATACGGTCCGTTACGCACGCTTGTTGAATCGTTCCCCGCTTCGAATG gcacctgctgctgctgcttattgTATTATCGGAGCTGGACCTTCCGGTCTATGCACCGCCAAACAGGCGCTAGCACTCGATAGCCATGCTACGGTGACAGTGTTTGAACAATCTAAGCAAATTGGAGGCTTGTGGGCTTACACTGACAACACTGGAAAAGATTCAAACGGCTTGGATATTACATGCATGTATGCGAATCTTCGCACAAACCTCGTCAAACAGGGCATGGGATATCCGGACTATCCCATCGACGAACAAGCGCCTACATTCGTGACGATTAGCGATGTGATAAAGCAACTGGAAGGGTACGTCGACAAGTTTCAATTGAAGAAGGTAATTCAATTTGAACGCGAAGTGGTTCGAGTGACCCGAAATTTCAGTACCGATCGCTGGGAC GTATTGGTGAAAGATGTAGCCGCCAATCGATATACCATGCATCAGTTCGATTTCGTACTGGTATGCAATGGTCATTACAGTTCACGAATAATTCCATCTTTCCCGGGACAGAACATATTCCGAGGCCAGCAGCTGCACAGCAAAGATTATCGCCGTGAAGAAAACTATCGTGATCAGCGTGTGCTTGTTGTTGGTGGAGGACACAGTGGAATGGATATAGCACCGGCCATTGCTCTACATGCCGATAAGGTTGTGCTGAGTCATCGGTGTAATGATCCCGTTCATACCGGCGATCGAGTTGTACAGAAGCCGGAAGTGTTGCGCCTAACGCAAACTGGTGCAGAATTTGTGGATGGCACACAGGAAGATTTTGACACCATTATCTACTGCACGGGATATCGCTACTCGACACCGTTTCTCTCCGTGGACTGTGGCGTGTCGTTAGAGGACAACACCATCAGTCCCTTGTATTATCACTGCATCAACATCAACCAACCGACTATGGCCTTTATCGGGCTGCCTTTCAACGCCTGTCTTATGCTTATGATGGATCTGCAAGCAAGATTTTGCCTGAAATTCTTTACCGGCCAAAAACAGTTGCCGGGCAAGCAACAAATGCTAGAGTGGTGGCAGAAAGATCAGCAGGAGCGAAATGAGCGTGGTTTAAGTGGGAAGCTATCTCACATGTTATCTGGAGATTTTCAGCAACGGTACTATGATGATATTGCGCGAATTGCCGAGATAGAAACACTGAAGCCCGTGCTCGCGAAAATGCACGCTGATTGCATCAACAGTAAAAAGAAGGATGTTAATTTTCGTAATTTTGAGTATCGTATTGTTGACGATGATCATTTTATTAAGGTTCAAATACCACCCACAACAACGATGAGCTAA
- the LOC121599769 gene encoding alpha/beta hydrolase domain-containing protein 17B-like: MNGLSFSELCCLFCCPPCPGRIASKLAFLPPEASYDLKPEADNTNSKFTLTLHDKADWQYTDREKECFEVFYARSARGNRIACLFVKCSANARFTLLFSHGNAVDLGQMTTFFIGLGQRINCNIFSYDYSGYGQSSGKPTEKNLYADIDAAWHALRTRYGISPENIILYGQSIGTVPTVDLASRYEVGAVILHSPLMSGMRVAFPATKRTWFFDAFPSIDKVPKVTSPVLVIHGTEDEVIDFSHGMTIYEKCPRAVEPLWVEGAGHNDVEMYSQYLERLKQFVSVELVN; the protein is encoded by the exons ATGAACGGGTTAAGTTTCAGTGaactttgttgtttgttttgctgccctCCGTGTCCAGGACGCATTGCATCGAAGCTGGCCTTCTTACCGCCAGAAGCTAGCTACGATCTGAAACCGGAAGCGGATAATACTAACAGCAAGTTTACCCTGACGCTACATGATAAGGCCGACTGGCAGTATACCGATCGCGAAAAAGAATGCTTCGAAGTGTTTTACGCACGATCTGCTCGCGGGAACAGAATAGCATGTTTATTCGTCAAATGTAGCGCTAACGCACG ATTTACACTGCTCTTTTCCCACGGTAATGCGGTAGATCTTGGGCAAATGACTACGTTTTTCATCGGATTAGGTCAACGGATTAATTGTAACATTTTTAGCTACGATTATTCCGGCTATGGTCAAAGCTCCGGAAAACCGACGGAGAAGAATCTTTACGCAGATATCGACGCAGCGTGGCACGCTCTACGAACACGGTATGGCATCAGTCCTGAAAATATAATTCTTTACGGACAAAGCATAGGCACGGTTCCCACGGTAGATTTGGCCAGTCGCTATGAGGTTGGTGCCGTCATTTTGCATTCCCCTTTGATGTCAGGTATGCGAGTAGCCTTTCCAGCTACAAAACGTACGTGGTTTTTCGATGCATTTCCCAG CATTGATAAAGTGCCGAAAGTAACATCACCCGTTCTGGTAATACATGGTACCGAAGATGAGGTGATCGATTTTTCCCACGGAATGACCATTtacgaaaagtgtccccgagcAGTGGAACCATTATGGGTGGAAGGGGCCGGCCACAATGACGTGGAAATGTACAGCCAATATTTGGAACGGCTAAAACAGTTTGTGTCCGTTGAACTGGTCAACTGA
- the LOC121598691 gene encoding uncharacterized protein LOC121598691 yields the protein MAENDDDDNEEDEEEDLNTGMLFLMIHQEPGGESEFNFASSAPIAPSVSLPVTRSDGDGRDTVEDQLPQKPPTPSVSAHDQQKASQPQNGDANDHVVGNTKATVHINGVAVDHFHQNSDVDEDRRSLCQNSDVHGFISYSSESSMIELNLKFRKCACNENIINTSKENLQQMQRTSPTGAAAPIDGYDVVNAAIAGAESSVVGKEGKSKRILALNKDNLNRLVRKLNDTTNSSSSSCTKCRLSLDVKNILNGIGNVTAKHATADAVGSDSVGRSPGGEDSNSRRAALPLTIDDSMLGLRADDSLLGSSASPLPSPLPSPNSPLPIIGPLERRHSETVERRSIGIQHASKQYRKKPPLLRTHGRSIAQAEEIIIISDEFRRQSLRDQQTIRVQKSPKTISKSMESIDKRNSMSLSLRPVAIRSFQLPNTVRGIDPADEMLTIVVNAAETRGANDTKTISKSVDDMALGGGQGVEDSAQPKASEPAEDDVELIFISDEFVKRKSKSSSDVIIVENAAGRRRESSRRKKPIKTLSVAGVEGRNTEKKRLSSNTARASSTEGRIVKSATIPVAASKVKNVRRKTTISNSNSFLTYEEPFSPETLESKDIGQLFADASAE from the exons ATGGCAGaaaacgatgacgatgataatGAGGAAGACGAAGAAGAGGATTTAAATACGGGTATGTTGTTTCTTATGATT CATCAGGAGCCTGGCGGGGAGAGCGAATTTAATTTTGCTTCCTCCGCCCCGATAGCCCCTAGCGTTAGTCTACCAGTCACTCGTTCCGACGGAGATGGCAGAGATACGGTGGAGGATCAGCTGCCCCAAAAGCCGCCGACGCCGTCTGTTTCTGCTCACGATCAACAAAAGGCAAGCCAACCACAAAATGGTGATGCGAATGACCATGTAGTAGGAAATACGAAAGCGACCGTGCACATCAATGGTGTGGCGGTGGATCACTTTCATCAGAACTCCGATGTAGATGAGGATCGACGGTCTCTGTGTCAGAATAGTGATGTACATGGTTTCATTTCGTACTCATCCGAGAGCAGCATGATCGAGTTAAATCTAAAGTTCCGCAAGTGTGCTTGCAATGAAAACATTATCAACACCTCCAAAGAAAACCTGCAACAGATGCAACGAACCAGTCCAACAGGAGCGGCAGCACCAATTGATGGCTATGACGTTGTCAATGCTGCCATTGCTGGTGCGGAGAGCAGTGTGGTCGGGAAGGAAGGTAAAAGCAAAAGAATATTAGCATTAAACAAGGATAATTTGAATAGATTAGTGCGCAAACTGAACGACACTACGAATAGCTCATCCTCATCTTGTACAAAGTGTAGATTATCATTAGACGTCAAGAACATTTTAAACGGAATAGGTAACGTAACGGCAAAACACGCTACAGCTGACGCCGTTGGGAGTGACAGTGTCGGTCGGTCGCCTGGTGGAGAAGATTCTAACTCCCGCCGTGCTGCGCTTCCACTAACCATCGACGATTCTATGCTCGGACTGCGTGCAGATGACTCACTGCTAGGAAGCTCAGCTTCCCCGCTACCCTCTCCACTACCTTCGCCTAATTCGCCGTTACCAATTATCGGTCCGCTTGAGCGACGTCATAGCGAAACGGTCGAACGGCGATCAATTGGCATACAGCATGCATCGAAACAATATCGTAAAAAACCGCCATTATTGCGAACACATGGCCGTAGCATAGCACAAGCAGAGGAAATAATAATCATTTCCGATGAATTCAGACGACAATCGTTGCGCGATCAGCAAACCATACGGGTACAGAAGAGTCcgaaaacaatttccaaatcGATGGAAAGCATAGACAAGCGAAATTCTATGTCACTATCCCTTCGGCCGGTGGCAATAAGAAGTTTTCAACTGCCCAACACTGTACGTGGGATAGATCCGGCCGACGAGATGCTAACGATAGTGGTCAATGCCGCCGAGACTAGGGGCGCCAACGATACAAAAACAATCTCAAAATCAGTTGATGATATGGCACTCGGCGGAGGACAGGGAGTAGAGGACTCTGCTCAACCGAAAGCATCTGAACCTGCTGAAGATGACGTCGAGTTAATCTTCATTTCGGATGAGTTTGTCAAACGAAAATCAAAGTCAAGCTCGGATGTTATCATCGTGGAAAATGCTGCTGGTCGCAGGAGGGAAAGTAGCAGGCGTAAAAAACCCATCAAAACCTTGTCGGTTGCTGGCGTCGAAGGCAGAAACACGGAAAAGAAAAGACTTTCCTCCAACACGGCTCGGGCCTCTAGTACTGAAGGACGGATTGTGAAATCCGCAACCATACCGGTAGCCGCGTCTAAAGTGAAAAACGTCCGTCGCAAAACAACTATATCCAACTCGAATAGTTTCCTTACCTATGAGGAGCCTTTCTCTCCAGAGACGCTTGAAAGTAAAGACATTGGTCAACTTTTTGCAGATGCGTCGGCCGAGTAA